One Borreliella chilensis DNA window includes the following coding sequences:
- a CDS encoding long-chain fatty acid--CoA ligase, whose product MSIAKTFFEVADQQKDKIAQIYKVCNGYVHVTYGDLKNNVLKLASFLKSINVKHQDKIFICSENRAEWTVIDFAILSLGAVDIPKGSDVTLFEAEIIFNSILPDIVILENLNLLDMFVQIQFRVKPIFIIIEDLAKEDRAKYNDFVIYTYNDCILLGDNLIKDSEIVNIAGKVSSDDMATIIYTSGTTGNPKGVMLSHANLLYQVSSFSLMVDTQVGQVFMCILPIWHSFQRSFSYNIFLKGMACLFSTIVPRAMLDDIKNINPHYIAAVPRLWIAIRQNIYKEVSKKPFLSRVIFHFFVKLAFFSDICYRAVMGFYPDNGFSLFFPIKKILGIFGLICLFPFKALGNVLIFNKINKILGNNFVVGISGGGSMPLSVVRFFNSIGIELANAYGLTETSPGVASNKHKKVIIGTCGKILPGTIAEIRDADGNKLKKPGKGILFIKGPQVMLGYYKDREATCKIIGSDGFLNTGDIAKLSKDNVVQIIGREKDTIVLNNGENVEPAPIEIKLEESILIEKAVVVGQDQKFLGALILPNFEEINKYLESVGQKILDANNRRQIIANNIVLKAINDEIKKLINRANGFKPFEQVLKFALLEKPFEVGKEISIKMDIKRNYILNFYRNEIKNLFT is encoded by the coding sequence ATGTCAATAGCAAAGACATTCTTTGAAGTGGCTGATCAACAAAAGGATAAAATTGCTCAAATATATAAGGTTTGCAATGGGTATGTCCATGTTACTTATGGCGACTTAAAAAACAATGTTTTAAAGCTCGCTTCCTTTTTAAAATCAATCAATGTTAAGCATCAAGATAAAATATTTATTTGTTCTGAGAATAGGGCCGAGTGGACTGTGATAGATTTTGCAATTTTGTCTTTAGGTGCTGTTGACATTCCGAAAGGTTCTGATGTTACTCTTTTTGAAGCCGAAATTATTTTTAACTCTATTCTTCCAGACATAGTTATTTTAGAAAATTTAAATCTTCTTGATATGTTTGTCCAAATTCAATTTAGAGTAAAACCAATATTTATTATTATTGAAGATTTAGCTAAAGAAGATAGAGCAAAATATAATGATTTTGTAATTTATACTTATAATGATTGTATTTTACTTGGAGACAATTTAATAAAGGATTCAGAAATTGTTAATATTGCAGGCAAAGTTAGTTCTGATGATATGGCAACAATAATATATACTTCTGGAACAACAGGCAATCCCAAGGGGGTAATGCTCAGTCATGCCAATCTTCTTTATCAGGTTTCTAGTTTTAGTTTAATGGTTGATACACAGGTGGGACAAGTATTTATGTGCATTTTGCCAATTTGGCATTCCTTTCAAAGGTCTTTTTCTTATAATATTTTCCTTAAGGGAATGGCTTGTTTGTTTTCCACTATTGTTCCAAGGGCAATGCTTGATGATATTAAGAATATTAATCCCCATTATATTGCAGCTGTTCCTAGGCTTTGGATTGCAATAAGGCAAAATATTTACAAAGAAGTTTCCAAGAAGCCTTTTCTTTCTAGGGTAATTTTTCATTTTTTTGTGAAATTAGCATTTTTTAGTGATATTTGTTATAGGGCGGTAATGGGGTTTTATCCAGATAATGGGTTTAGTTTATTTTTTCCTATAAAGAAAATTTTGGGAATATTTGGGTTAATCTGTTTATTCCCTTTTAAAGCTTTAGGAAATGTTTTAATTTTTAATAAAATAAATAAGATCTTGGGCAATAATTTTGTTGTTGGAATTAGTGGTGGTGGAAGCATGCCTTTGTCTGTTGTTAGGTTTTTTAATTCGATTGGTATTGAACTTGCCAATGCTTATGGATTGACAGAAACTTCACCTGGGGTGGCTTCTAATAAGCATAAAAAAGTTATTATTGGGACTTGTGGTAAAATTTTACCTGGGACTATTGCTGAGATTAGAGATGCTGATGGTAATAAACTTAAAAAGCCTGGAAAAGGAATTTTATTTATAAAAGGGCCTCAAGTAATGCTTGGTTATTATAAAGATAGAGAAGCAACTTGTAAGATTATTGGTTCTGATGGGTTTCTAAACACAGGTGATATTGCAAAATTATCTAAGGATAATGTTGTTCAAATTATTGGTCGAGAAAAAGACACAATTGTTTTAAATAATGGGGAAAATGTTGAGCCTGCTCCGATTGAGATTAAGCTTGAAGAGTCAATATTGATAGAAAAAGCAGTTGTTGTAGGGCAAGATCAAAAATTTTTGGGCGCTCTTATTCTTCCAAATTTTGAAGAAATAAACAAATATCTAGAAAGTGTTGGGCAAAAAATTCTTGATGCTAATAATAGGCGTCAAATTATTGCAAATAATATTGTTCTTAAGGCTATAAATGATGAGATAAAAAAATTGATCAATAGAGCTAATGGATTTAAGCCTTTTGAGCAGGTATTGAAGTTTGCTCTTTTGGAAAAACCATTTGAAGTTGGCAAAGAAATATCTATAAAAATGGATATTAAGCGAAACTATATTTTAAATTTTTATAGAAATGAAATTAAAAATTTATTTACCTAA